CGTCGGTCCGGGATCCTACGCGCTGCGCCATGACAAGCCGGACCTCACGGTCGACGGCGAGGCGAAGATCGTGCCTCTGCGGACGGCGGCGGGCTTCTATCTGGAGCCGCGCGACCCCGATCCGCGCGGCATGGAGGTGATCGGCGCCGACGGCAAGGTCGCCGGCAACGTGACCGACGTCTGGATCGACCGCTCGGAATACATCATGCGCTACCTGGAAGTGGCGCTCGCAGGCACTGCCGGTGAGTCGGCTCGGTCCGTCCTGCTGCCGGTCAACTTCGCACGGATCGACGGGAAGCGCCGCAAGGTTCGCGTGAACGCGATCCTGGCCTCGCAGTTCGCCGGCGTTCCACGCACGGCAGCCCCCGACACGGTGACATTCCTCGAGGAGGAGCGGATCTGCGCCTACTACGGTGCCGGCACGCTTTACGCCACCCGGGCGCGACAGGAGCCGCTGCTA
This DNA window, taken from Tepidamorphus gemmatus, encodes the following:
- the puhA gene encoding photosynthetic reaction center subunit H, whose translation is MPTGAITGHIDVAQVVLYAFWIFFAGLIFYLRREDKREGYPMERSPNERPQRPSRVGFVGFPTMPSPKTFLLAHGSAVMAPAPNADHRPVNAVPGGRFPGAPLIPAGDPMTAGVGPGSYALRHDKPDLTVDGEAKIVPLRTAAGFYLEPRDPDPRGMEVIGADGKVAGNVTDVWIDRSEYIMRYLEVALAGTAGESARSVLLPVNFARIDGKRRKVRVNAILASQFAGVPRTAAPDTVTFLEEERICAYYGAGTLYATRARQEPLL